The genomic interval TCAAGCGCTGATGCCTCGCTGAGCCCTGCCTTGCTTACCGCCCGGTCGATCCTCTCATGAGTGATCGGAGGGGGCATTCCTTTGATCGTGGCAGCGCTGCCCGCTGCATCCGAATGCATATGGTGAGTGACTTCGTTGTACACGATGAGGAACATTTTGGCGAAAGGTGAATGCCGCCAGCGACCCGCAGCGCTTGCGAGTTCAGTCAGGGACGAAGTCTTACGAAAAATGCGGTAAAAGTGCCCGTTTTGACCTCTTGCCCGGCGAAAGGAAAAGTATTTGTCGGCGATGATCGCCCAGGAGACGATCGAGAAGAACAGAAGCAGAATCAGGACGCCTTTTGCAACAATCCCTGACCGCTGAATAATCGTCAGTATCGAAGTGTCAACGCCTTCTGCTGCTAACTGTGCCAAAAATGATATTAAAAGGAATCGCAAACAGAGCCCTCCCGCATTCGCGTTCCCCCATGTGGCAATCTAACAGAGGTCATGCCGCGAGTCAACGACGAATCTCTCATCAAAAGTAACTTTTTTCACCCGTTTTGCAATAGAGCTTGGCGTCTTGGCGCCTTGGCGGTTCATTCTTTTTCTTTACATTTAGACACGCAAACATTGCAATAAGATTTCAAGAGCCGCACAATAAGTTCATGGAATCATCGGTCAAACATTATCGTCTCGAAAAAGAAAAGCGATCGTTAATCAAGCGAGTTGATTACGAGTCTGAGCTGAACCCTCAACAACTGGAAGTTGTTGTCACGGGAGATGGGCCTGTTCTCGTCATCGCCGGAGCCGGCAGCGGCAAGACCCGCGCGATTGTCTATCGTGTTTCCTGGTTGCTCGAATCCGGAATCAATCCATCCGAAATCCTGCTCCTCACTTTTACCAACAAAGCGGCCAGAGAGATGCTTCACAGAGTTGCCTTATTGACTCAGATTGAAGTCAGCCAGCTCTGGGGAGGTACTTTTCATCACATCGGAAACAGGCTTTTGCGGCCTTATGCCGCGAAACTAGGATTGAATTCCAACTTCACGATTCTGGACCAGGCTGACTCGAAGGATGTGCTGGCCTCGTGTGTTTCAGAGCTCCATGGTGAAACCAAAATCAAACAATTCCCTTCCGCCGACATTTTGCAGGACATCGTCAGCTATTCCGTTAACACTACGAATGAATTAGAAGCCGTCGTTCATCTGCGCTATCCGCATCTTGAACCCGCGATAGTTTCCCTGTTGAACATCGCCCGCCGCTACCATGAAAAAAAGAAAGAAATGAACGCAGTAGATTTTGATGACCTTCTACTCGGCTGCAAATTCCTCCTGGAAAATCACCCCGAAATTCGCAAGTACTACTGTTCAAAATTTAAATACATTCTGGTGGACGAATATCAGGACACAAACAAATTGCAAGCCGACCTCGTGGATTTGCTCGCTTCAGAACAGAAGAACATCATGGTGGTAGGGGACGATACTCAAAGTATCTATTCTTTCCGGGGCGCGAATTTCGCTAATATCATGCGCTTTCCGGACCGGTATCCGGAGACGCGGCTGCATCGCCTGGAGTTGAATTACCGCAGCACTCCGGAAATCCTTCATCTGGCGAACGACATCATCGAAAACAACAAGGAGCAATTCAAAAAAACGCTGACCGCCACACGCCCCAGCATTCAATGGAAACCGGCTGTCGTGCCACTCCGCGACGCGGCCCAGCAATCCCAATTTGTAGCCCAAAGAATTCTTGAATTGCAAGACGAAGGGACCTCTTTGAATGAAATCGCGATTCTCTATCGCGCTCATTTTCATGCAATGGAACTTCAGCTGGAACTCACTCGCCGCGGAATTCCATTCGAAATTCATTCGGGAATTCGCTTTTTTGAACAGCGCCATATCAAGGACGTGATCGCTTACCTGAAAGTGTTGTTGAATCCATTCGATGAACTTTCGTGGAAACGAATTCTATTGTTGATTCCAGGAATTGGAGGAAAAACCGCAGACAAAATCTGGAAACAAATACGCGCGCGAGAAAATGCAGTCACCCAGCTTCGGCAGTATTCGGGTCTTGTGCCACGCGCTTCTAAAGGCGCCTGGGAATCATTTGCACAGCTGATGCAGGAGCTTTCCCACGAAGGTTTCTTGCAGCTTCCGGCTTCCGCCATTGATCATGTTTTTAAACAT from bacterium carries:
- a CDS encoding ATP-dependent helicase, giving the protein MESSVKHYRLEKEKRSLIKRVDYESELNPQQLEVVVTGDGPVLVIAGAGSGKTRAIVYRVSWLLESGINPSEILLLTFTNKAAREMLHRVALLTQIEVSQLWGGTFHHIGNRLLRPYAAKLGLNSNFTILDQADSKDVLASCVSELHGETKIKQFPSADILQDIVSYSVNTTNELEAVVHLRYPHLEPAIVSLLNIARRYHEKKKEMNAVDFDDLLLGCKFLLENHPEIRKYYCSKFKYILVDEYQDTNKLQADLVDLLASEQKNIMVVGDDTQSIYSFRGANFANIMRFPDRYPETRLHRLELNYRSTPEILHLANDIIENNKEQFKKTLTATRPSIQWKPAVVPLRDAAQQSQFVAQRILELQDEGTSLNEIAILYRAHFHAMELQLELTRRGIPFEIHSGIRFFEQRHIKDVIAYLKVLLNPFDELSWKRILLLIPGIGGKTADKIWKQIRARENAVTQLRQYSGLVPRASKGAWESFAQLMQELSHEGFLQLPASAIDHVFKHGYEQYLEAKFPDYKNREEDIHQMSNFAMQFESLERFLSELSLLGQIEGEEIDSEAPQERVRLSTIHQAKGLEWQAVFVIYMVDGRFPSSRSMKVPEDLEEERRLFYVATTRAKNQLYMTYILFSESYNQGPYFHRPSTFLKELKRDHYDLWQVDERLEVAQGLPEFIKDDAADYFQ